From Papilio machaon chromosome 2, ilPapMach1.1, whole genome shotgun sequence, the proteins below share one genomic window:
- the LOC106719037 gene encoding elongation factor 1-alpha: protein MGKEKTHINIVVIGHVDSGKSTTTGHLIYKCGGIDKRTIEKFEKEAQEMGKGSFKYAWVLDKLKAERERGITIDIALWKFETSKYYVTIIDAPGHRDFIKNMITGTSQADCAVLIVAAGTGEFEAGISKNGQTREHALLAFTLGVKQLIVGVNKMDSTEPPYSESRFEEIKKEVSSYIKKIGYNPAAVAFVPISGWHGDNMLEPSTKMPWFKGWNVERKEGKAEGKCLIEALDAILPPARPTDKALRLPLQDVYKIGGIGTVPVGRVETGVLKPGTIVVFAPANITTEVKSVEMHHEALQEAVPGDNVGFNVKNVSVKELRRGYVAGDSKNNPPRGAADFTAQVIVLNHPGQISNGYTPVLDCHTAHIACKFAEIKEKVDRRTGKSTEDNPKSIKSGDAAIVNLVPSKPLCVESFQEFPPLGRFAVRDMRQTVAVGVIKAVNFKEGAGGKVTKAAEKATKGKK from the coding sequence ATGGGCAAGGAAAAGACACACATTAACATCGTCGTCATTGGACACGTCGACTCCGGCAAGTCCACCACCACCGGCCACTTGATCTACAAATGTGGTGGTATCGACAAACGTACCATCGAGAAGTTCGAGAAGGAGGCCCAAGAAATGGGCAAAGGTTCCTTCAAGTACGCCTGGGTTTTGGACAAACTGAAGGCTGAGCGTGAGCGTGGTATCACTATCGACATCGCCCTGTGGAAGTTCGAGACTAGCAAATACTATGTCACCATCATCGACGCTCCCGGACACAGAGATTTCATCAAGAACATGATCACAGGAACGTCGCAGGCCGACTGCGCCGTGCTCATCGTCGCCGCCGGTACCGGTGAGTTCGAAGCTGGTATCTCCAAGAACGGTCAGACCCGCGAGCACGCTCTGCTCGCCTTCACACTCGGTGTCAAGCAATTGATCGTCGGTGTCAACAAAATGGATTCCACTGAGCCGCCATACAGCGAGTCCCGTTTCGAGGAAATCAAGAAGGAAGTATCGTCATACATTAAGAAAATCGGTTACAACCCAGCGGCTGTCGCTTTCGTACCCATTTCTGGCTGGCACGGAGACAACATGCTGGAGCCATCCACCAAAATGCCCTGGTTCAAGGGGTGGAATGTTGAGCGTAAGGAGGGCAAGGCTGAGGGCAAATGCCTGATTGAAGCTTTGGATGCCATCCTGCCCCCGGCTCGTCCCACTGACAAGGCTCTGCGTCTTCCCCTGCAGGACGTATACAAAATTGGTGGTATTGGTACAGTGCCCGTAGGCAGAGTTGAAACTGGTGTCCTCAAGCCTGGTACCATTGTCGTGTTTGCGCCTGCTAACATCACCACTGAGGTTAAGTCTGTTGAAATGCACCACGAAGCTCTCCAGGAAGCCGTACCTGGTGACAATGTCGGTTTCAACGTAAAGAACGTTTCCGTTAAGGAATTGCGTCGTGGTTACGTCGCTGGCGACTCCAAAAACAATCCCCCCAGAGGAGCTGCAGACTTCACTGCACAGGTCATCGTTCTCAACCACCCTGGTCAAATCTCCAATGGTTACACACCAGTATTGGATTGCCACACAGCTCACATTGCCTGCAAATTCGCCGAAATTAAAGAGAAGGTCGACCGTCGTACTGGTAAATCCACTGAAGACAACCCCAAGTCCATCAAATCTGGTGATGCTGCCATTGTCAACCTTGTGCCCTCCAAGCCTCTGTGCGTGGAATCCTTCCAGGAGTTCCCGCCTCTGGGTCGTTTTGCCGTGCGTGACATGAGGCAGACCGTCGCCGTCGGTGTCATCAAGGCTGTCAACTTCAAGGAAGGTGCCGGTGGAAAGGTCACCAAAGCTGCCGAGAAGGCTACCAAGGGCAAAAAGTAG